The Blastocatellia bacterium genome includes a region encoding these proteins:
- a CDS encoding TetR/AcrR family transcriptional regulator, giving the protein MKRALTPVGQRLLQGVIECVAERGTAPTRIRDITNAAGTTEAAFYRFFTDLEQAVLYVIRQYWRRLNRVAAAYRRIQSEPMQLLDHLIGELLVSHADDPETAEDEAKVFRIVVREMRSPELSQKILADPEYRRFVNTCVAIIRSAQRQGKLSQKLSAKLLGELLVPVVHKVLFLQSVRGIYHPTEAEARQVVWRLLGREHQTSAGRRKA; this is encoded by the coding sequence ACACCGGTCGGGCAACGCCTTCTTCAAGGCGTGATCGAGTGCGTGGCCGAGCGGGGCACGGCGCCCACACGTATTCGGGATATTACCAACGCTGCGGGCACGACCGAAGCGGCCTTCTACCGCTTCTTCACCGATCTGGAGCAGGCCGTGCTATATGTCATTCGCCAGTATTGGCGACGATTGAATCGTGTGGCAGCGGCTTATCGGCGAATTCAATCTGAGCCTATGCAACTTCTGGATCACCTGATTGGAGAGCTGTTGGTCTCTCACGCAGATGATCCGGAGACAGCCGAAGATGAAGCTAAGGTGTTTCGCATCGTGGTGCGTGAGATGCGTTCGCCAGAACTAAGCCAGAAGATTCTTGCCGATCCTGAATATCGCCGTTTCGTCAACACCTGTGTGGCAATCATTCGGTCGGCGCAACGTCAGGGGAAACTCTCCCAGAAGCTCAGTGCCAAGCTGCTGGGGGAACTGCTGGTTCCTGTTGTTCACAAGGTCCTCTTCTTGCAATCCGTCCGAGGGATTTATCACCCGACGGAAGCGGAAGCGCGGCAGGTTGTGTGGCGATTGCTGGGGCGTGAGCATCAGACGTCGGCAGGGAGGCGGAAAGCATAG